A region of Chloracidobacterium sp. DNA encodes the following proteins:
- a CDS encoding InlB B-repeat-containing protein, which translates to MSHSVIFRASVCVLVIGLAYSVISGGTFGYDYFFFSPNTTVTFTFVYDGNGSTSGIVPIDPNSPYNKASVVGVLGPGTLVKTGHQFGGWNTAADGGGTRYTPAQSFIINSNTTLYAQWVTPPCFTFGSLDPTFDSDGKVTTDFINDTDSANSGSLQSDGKIVLAGLSYVGSEFDFALTRYNTDGSLDTTFSGDGRVTTPVQSNSDDQAEAVALQPDGKIVTVGYSNQFNTDFGAARYHPDGAIDTTFSGDGKVTTDIDSSFDVAYSVAIQPDGKIVAAGTSGDSFAVVRYNTDGSLDTTFDGDGKVVTAFGTDDEGRSVAIQPDGKIVVAGSSWTGFGYDFAFVRYNADGSLDTTFSGDGKVTIGTGFTEMAYSVAIQADGKIVAAGYTFNGTRVFGLYRLTSNGAPDFTFDGDGRVATSVLGEHDEARAVAIQPDGKIVAGGISQNGTSNNFAVVRYNSNGSLDTTFDNDGKVTTSVRGWQDVLQSVAIQSDGKIVTAGHSSNSNGVGQDFASVRYGTDCTSPTPTSTPTNTATTTATSTQTNTATPTSTSTPVTACPLAVLPHNGSSSANARAPSTRYANSRAVYLIRASELAAAGYLSGSSPTALSWNYESVPGVSGAASLRIYLQNTTDTAYNKGTTFSTAISGMTPVHNFLTTLPATAGVFNIDFAGGDTFTYTGGGLYVAYDWGPYAGPFSTTATVYCSTSLGNGAAGGNSNSNTLTANSFRPETRLNGSPSPQNDVAVSTVYSMGEIPVGRTPPLAIQARVTNNGPQTLMNVPVTLNITGSHTFTDTQTIPVMAPCGSQQMVTFAGFQPSTIGNDTVNVSVPPDNDPTNNSQNKALNITANEFSYKHPGSPPTSGVGFAAPGIFAAKFNSSSVASVEQVKLEFFSVTSATYKVAIYRDQGGVPSPNPFYLDFSERTISAAGPTTITLDYPVTVGAGSFYVGVQQTSDTAYYYSYDSEMPLRVGSFFQSFSIFEPAWQDLAPSRFKLNIGVVLNAVQSPTPSPSPGSTPPGYFDPTFGNGGRVTTQIGTGDFFADGTSIAIQADGKIILAGFERSSGFALVRYNTDGSLDSSFGSGGIVTTPGGYAYSVVFQTDGKIIVGGYGNIGNGEFFALVRYNANGSLDSSFGNGGKVTTSILGSAICLSLALQADGKIVAAGFATDTLSGNFSSVFALTRYNSNGSLDTTFGSGGKVTTPIGNTDDLAFSVSIQQDGKIVVGGHSNNGTDADFAVVRYLSNGSLDPAFGNSGKVITPIGVSHDRGSSLAIQNDGKIVLTGGSMESLASNNMDFSAVRYNTDGTLDTAFGDAGKVVQPVGVGSDYGAGAVIQPNGKIVIAGQVYGSPTMDFGLIRLDPDGSIDTTFGNNGKMISPIGNYDDYCNAVALQPDGKIVAGGFSSTGQGTSLQTAVFAIVRYSGDGVAPTPAIGGTVTYGNAIGAPTPRFVSNVLLSGAGSVPVSTLTNFPNGTYSLSGFGSGAYTVTPSKTGGVNGISSFDAARIAQHAAGVNPLTGNQLVVADVSGNGTISSFDAGQVARYAAGVSGFGSTGNWIFTPANRNYASITGNISGEDFIALLMGEVSGNWTNTGARPVAGER; encoded by the coding sequence ATGTCCCATTCTGTGATATTCCGTGCAAGCGTGTGCGTTTTGGTCATCGGACTGGCGTATTCAGTTATCTCAGGCGGTACTTTTGGGTATGATTATTTCTTCTTTAGTCCCAATACTACTGTAACGTTCACATTTGTTTATGATGGCAACGGTAGCACAAGCGGAATAGTTCCAATTGACCCTAATAGTCCGTATAACAAGGCTTCAGTTGTAGGCGTTCTTGGGCCGGGAACATTGGTCAAGACGGGGCATCAGTTCGGAGGTTGGAATACGGCCGCTGACGGTGGCGGAACTCGATACACGCCGGCACAATCCTTCATAATAAACTCCAACACTACTCTCTATGCACAATGGGTCACGCCTCCATGTTTCACATTCGGGAGTCTTGATCCTACCTTCGACAGTGACGGCAAGGTCACGACGGACTTTATTAACGATACGGACAGTGCCAACTCGGGATCTCTGCAAAGTGATGGAAAGATTGTCTTGGCGGGTCTTAGTTACGTTGGTTCCGAATTTGATTTTGCCCTGACCCGCTACAATACAGATGGTTCGCTCGATACGACTTTCAGCGGTGACGGCAGGGTCACTACGCCTGTTCAGTCGAATTCGGATGACCAGGCGGAAGCGGTCGCTCTCCAACCAGACGGAAAGATCGTAACTGTGGGATATAGCAATCAGTTTAACACTGATTTTGGGGCTGCTCGCTATCATCCGGACGGTGCTATAGACACGACATTTAGCGGCGATGGTAAGGTTACTACTGATATAGACAGCTCATTCGATGTGGCTTATTCGGTAGCCATCCAACCAGACGGGAAGATCGTTGCTGCAGGTACCTCAGGTGATTCCTTTGCAGTCGTTAGATATAACACTGATGGATCGCTGGACACGACTTTTGACGGTGACGGCAAAGTTGTAACGGCATTTGGAACCGACGATGAAGGACGATCTGTCGCCATCCAACCTGACGGGAAGATAGTCGTGGCAGGGTCGAGCTGGACCGGTTTCGGCTATGATTTTGCGTTCGTCCGGTACAATGCTGACGGCTCGCTCGACACTACATTTAGCGGCGATGGAAAAGTGACAATTGGAACAGGGTTTACGGAAATGGCTTACTCCGTCGCCATTCAGGCTGATGGTAAGATTGTGGCCGCTGGTTATACCTTTAACGGGACACGTGTTTTTGGCCTTTACCGATTAACGTCAAACGGTGCGCCCGATTTTACATTCGACGGCGACGGCAGAGTAGCCACATCTGTGCTCGGCGAGCACGATGAGGCGCGCGCAGTTGCGATACAGCCGGACGGAAAGATCGTAGCCGGCGGAATCAGTCAAAACGGCACAAGCAATAATTTTGCAGTTGTTCGTTACAATTCGAATGGCTCCCTCGACACTACTTTCGACAACGACGGAAAAGTGACGACTTCCGTTCGGGGATGGCAGGATGTCCTTCAATCTGTTGCAATACAGTCTGATGGCAAGATAGTCACTGCAGGACACAGTTCGAATAGCAATGGAGTAGGTCAGGATTTTGCCTCTGTTCGGTATGGCACCGACTGCACTTCGCCAACTCCTACGAGCACCCCAACCAATACGGCAACAACTACAGCCACAAGCACACAGACAAATACCGCGACGCCGACCTCAACATCAACACCTGTGACAGCTTGTCCGTTGGCGGTTCTGCCGCACAATGGTTCTTCTTCGGCCAATGCTCGTGCCCCTTCAACGCGCTATGCCAATTCGCGGGCAGTATATTTGATAAGGGCGTCGGAATTGGCTGCAGCCGGTTATCTTTCGGGCTCATCTCCGACGGCTCTCTCATGGAATTACGAATCCGTGCCAGGAGTATCGGGGGCGGCATCGTTAAGGATATACCTTCAAAACACGACTGATACTGCATATAACAAAGGTACTACGTTTTCGACCGCTATTTCCGGAATGACGCCGGTTCACAATTTTCTGACGACGTTGCCCGCAACGGCCGGTGTATTTAACATAGATTTCGCTGGAGGAGATACATTTACATATACGGGTGGTGGTCTATATGTAGCATATGATTGGGGGCCTTATGCGGGGCCATTTTCAACGACGGCTACAGTCTATTGCAGCACTAGTCTTGGGAATGGAGCCGCCGGAGGCAATTCCAACTCCAACACGTTGACGGCTAATAGTTTTAGGCCCGAGACACGTTTGAACGGGTCGCCTTCTCCTCAGAACGACGTCGCGGTTTCGACCGTTTATTCGATGGGCGAAATACCAGTTGGCCGGACGCCGCCGCTCGCTATTCAGGCGCGAGTCACGAACAACGGACCGCAGACTTTGATGAACGTGCCGGTTACCCTCAATATCACTGGTTCGCACACTTTCACGGATACGCAGACCATACCGGTTATGGCTCCTTGTGGCTCCCAGCAGATGGTTACGTTTGCAGGGTTTCAACCATCTACCATTGGCAACGACACAGTTAACGTTTCTGTGCCGCCGGACAACGATCCGACAAACAATAGCCAGAACAAGGCCTTAAACATTACCGCAAATGAGTTCTCCTACAAACATCCCGGATCACCCCCGACCAGCGGAGTTGGATTTGCCGCTCCGGGCATATTTGCCGCTAAATTCAACTCTTCTTCGGTTGCATCAGTTGAGCAAGTAAAGCTGGAGTTTTTTAGCGTGACTAGCGCAACCTATAAAGTCGCAATATATAGGGATCAAGGAGGAGTGCCGTCACCTAATCCCTTTTACCTTGATTTTTCTGAAAGGACGATCTCTGCGGCGGGGCCGACAACGATCACGCTTGACTATCCGGTCACGGTCGGAGCGGGTTCCTTTTATGTTGGTGTGCAGCAAACAAGTGATACGGCTTATTACTACAGCTACGATAGTGAAATGCCGCTTCGAGTGGGATCATTTTTCCAGTCCTTTTCCATCTTTGAGCCTGCTTGGCAAGACCTCGCTCCGTCGCGGTTCAAACTTAATATTGGCGTGGTTTTGAATGCCGTACAGTCGCCTACACCATCGCCATCGCCCGGCAGTACACCGCCAGGATATTTCGATCCCACGTTTGGAAACGGCGGCAGAGTTACTACACAGATCGGAACTGGAGATTTTTTTGCCGATGGCACGTCTATAGCAATTCAAGCCGACGGAAAAATCATCTTGGCCGGGTTCGAAAGATCTTCAGGATTCGCTCTGGTTCGGTACAACACCGATGGTTCGCTCGATTCGTCATTCGGATCCGGCGGAATAGTGACAACTCCAGGTGGTTATGCCTATTCAGTCGTTTTTCAAACTGACGGCAAAATCATAGTGGGCGGCTACGGCAACATTGGAAACGGCGAATTTTTCGCTTTGGTCCGTTACAACGCAAATGGGTCGCTGGATAGTTCGTTCGGCAACGGTGGTAAGGTAACGACAAGCATTCTCGGCTCGGCAATTTGTCTGTCTCTCGCTCTTCAAGCTGACGGAAAGATCGTGGCTGCCGGTTTTGCTACGGATACGCTTTCCGGTAACTTTTCTAGCGTGTTCGCTCTCACTCGTTACAATAGTAATGGTTCATTAGACACTACTTTTGGAAGCGGCGGAAAAGTTACGACCCCTATAGGAAATACCGATGATCTTGCTTTCTCGGTTTCAATTCAACAGGACGGCAAGATCGTCGTCGGGGGACACAGTAACAACGGAACAGATGCTGATTTTGCGGTGGTACGTTATCTTTCAAATGGCTCGCTCGACCCGGCATTTGGAAATAGCGGAAAAGTAATAACACCGATTGGAGTGTCACACGATCGTGGGTCATCATTAGCAATCCAAAATGACGGCAAGATCGTGCTTACTGGCGGCAGCATGGAAAGCTTGGCCAGCAACAATATGGATTTCTCTGCAGTCCGCTATAACACCGACGGCACGCTTGATACAGCTTTCGGTGACGCCGGCAAGGTAGTCCAACCCGTGGGAGTCGGAAGTGATTATGGTGCCGGTGCCGTAATCCAGCCTAACGGTAAAATCGTAATTGCCGGACAAGTTTACGGTTCACCAACAATGGACTTCGGGCTTATCAGACTTGATCCTGACGGCTCGATCGACACGACTTTTGGCAATAACGGCAAAATGATTTCGCCGATCGGTAATTATGACGATTACTGCAACGCCGTCGCTCTTCAACCTGATGGCAAGATCGTCGCGGGCGGTTTTAGTTCCACCGGTCAAGGGACATCGTTGCAGACAGCGGTGTTTGCGATCGTTCGATATTCGGGCGATGGTGTTGCACCGACACCAGCGATTGGCGGAACCGTGACGTATGGTAATGCAATCGGCGCGCCGACGCCGAGGTTTGTTTCGAATGTGCTGCTGAGCGGTGCGGGTTCAGTGCCGGTTTCGACATTAACGAATTTTCCGAATGGAACTTATTCCTTGAGCGGTTTCGGGTCAGGAGCCTATACTGTTACACCGAGCAAGACCGGTGGTGTTAATGGCATTTCCTCTTTTGACGCGGCGAGGATCGCACAGCATGCGGCTGGTGTGAACCCTTTGACAGGCAATCAATTGGTTGTGGCTGATGTCAGCGGGAACGGGACGATCTCATCTTTTGATGCCGGGCAGGTAGCTCGTTATGCTGCGGGCGTTTCCGGATTTGGATCTACCGGAAACTGGATATTCACGCCTGCAAACAGAAACTATGCTTCGATCACCGGAAACATCTCAGGCGAGGATTTTATAGCTCTGTTAATGGGCGAAGTTTCAGGCAACTGGACAAACACCGGAGCGAGGCCTGTTGCCGGCGAGAGGTAG